One genomic window of Roseobacter ponti includes the following:
- the mnmD gene encoding tRNA (5-methylaminomethyl-2-thiouridine)(34)-methyltransferase MnmD, whose translation MQNQTADVTWKSGQVPVSGRFDDPYFSLENGLEETRHVFLAGNDLPGRFDGPVHIAELGFGTGLNFLTTVLEWQAAGEQAPLTFTSFEAFPLDAEDMARALGAFNAFASLGPALVRHWDPTGGPVKFLPGVTLTVLPGDARVQVPAWSGMADAWYLDGFSPAKNPELWDADLMQAVAAHTAPDGSFATYTAAGFVRRGLENAGFSVQRVPGYGRKRHMSRGVLAP comes from the coding sequence GTGCAGAACCAGACGGCAGATGTAACCTGGAAAAGCGGGCAGGTGCCTGTTTCCGGTCGGTTCGATGATCCCTATTTCAGTCTGGAAAACGGGCTGGAGGAAACCCGGCATGTGTTTCTGGCGGGAAACGATCTGCCCGGGCGGTTTGACGGGCCCGTCCACATTGCGGAACTGGGCTTTGGCACCGGGCTGAACTTTCTCACGACTGTCCTTGAATGGCAGGCGGCGGGCGAGCAGGCACCTCTGACGTTCACCAGCTTCGAAGCTTTCCCCCTTGATGCCGAAGATATGGCCCGCGCGCTTGGTGCTTTTAATGCTTTCGCGTCGCTGGGGCCGGCACTGGTGCGGCACTGGGACCCGACCGGCGGACCGGTGAAATTTCTGCCTGGCGTGACGCTGACGGTTCTGCCCGGAGACGCGCGGGTTCAGGTCCCGGCGTGGAGCGGGATGGCCGATGCTTGGTATCTCGACGGTTTTTCGCCGGCCAAAAACCCCGAGCTCTGGGACGCGGATCTGATGCAGGCCGTGGCCGCGCACACCGCGCCCGACGGTTCCTTTGCTACGTACACGGCTGCGGGGTTTGTACGGCGCGGTCTCGAAAATGCCGGGTTTTCGGTGCAGCGCGTACCGGGATACGGGCGAAAACGGCATATGTCGCGTGGCGTGCTGGCACCATGA